The genomic window GATGGTCTGGGCCACGCGGTCGAAGATCAGCAACTGATCGGCGATGAAAAAGTAAAGGATCGGCGTCTGGAGTTCGTCGAGCGGCGGGCGTGGCACGACCGGCTCCACGTCGTGAATGAATTCGTAACCGATGAACCCCACGGCGCCGCCCGTGAACCGCGAAACAGGAAGTGGCACTGCCACCCCGCTCCAGAAATTTACTGGGATACTCCGCGGCGCTGACCCCTCGAAGGGCGTCAATCGCAAATCGCGAGACAGGAAGTGGTCCCACCACCCCGGGGGTTGCACGGGCGCGAACGGCTTTAGTATAATCTCCAGCCGCCGGGGACGACCCCGGGATACCGACGGATTTACCAAGCCCTCGTAGCTCAGTCGGTAGAGCACCTGCATGGTAAGCAGGTGGTCACCAGTTCAATTCTGGTCGAGGGCTCCATTTATGCACCGGCCGGGGCTCCGACCGGATGCAGCAACAGTCAGATACCGGCATGGTCTCGAATCGCGACATCATCGCCCTTGCGTGCACCAAGTGCAAGCGGAAGAACTACACCCTGACGAAGAACAAGAAGACGCACCAGGGCAAGTTGGAGCTTACGAAGTACTGCCCGTGGGACCGTGAACGGACGGTTCACCGCGAGGCCAAACCCTAGCCCGCTCCGGGCCCCGCCGCGGACGGGTTCGACCGTTCGAGCGCCGGACCACCGCGGTCGGTGCCGGTGTGTCCGATTGACGCCGTCACAGTAAATAGGCCAGTAGCTCTAATGGTAGAGCGGCGGACTCCAAATCCGCAAGTTGGGGGTTCGAGTCCCTCCTGGCC from bacterium includes these protein-coding regions:
- a CDS encoding anthranilate synthase component I, with product MAVPLPVSRFTGGAVGFIGYEFIHDVEPVVPRPPLDELQTPILYFFIADQLLIFDRVAQTI
- the rpmG gene encoding 50S ribosomal protein L33, with the protein product MQQQSDTGMVSNRDIIALACTKCKRKNYTLTKNKKTHQGKLELTKYCPWDRERTVHREAKP